Proteins encoded together in one Plasmodium cynomolgi strain B DNA, chromosome 9, whole genome shotgun sequence window:
- a CDS encoding hypothetical protein (putative), producing MQNPTYFETKERNSQSIYLYSNILSLIYCSSLVTYIFILIFDLAKKNYVVNSFYIVNLVSHFIIFLLLSDIQMRNTDLRVVTSGVDTTMSRVTMPLVERLSPGSYSDTERTTSPNDMLQKKREINFYFKRNLQDRLSSGEFLSVGLFQRSAAEFILGGGLTGIGEGGGSRDGDNQDKEKRNSDSDEEPPYTYERKCLKFLYLFIVISSICSGYIKIYQKRIMYCIFYVNIGVITSLLILMNSLFKLFAHSLNYVVTNNNSDMDVSGKNASGMDASGMDVSDTAVSTTDINSTEISDYIILFLVIDMFGLLMILIFTYKWFYQKKLWVNLHSIFYNYEYVCFYHKETYYLYSVDKDIDNILVHIDMCRDDNIRISFSAYMSLNKSIFYDYLRVNRFRKNKLRILEIEDETLEVKSTYKVMDPPGERSTPSGDRGDRGERGERGEVGQRGERGQPDQRGEVIQLGEADQRGEVSQRGTPSFSRKKNHSYTMKPYKICIESLSSLANLGPNEEGEEEEDLRESAIPKNGLAAGQLEANQFAANQFAATQFAATQFAANQLSNEKSQGHLEMNAARREVGNVQTERSGKIPSCVKKQGRRLAKGDSVHFLDQPEGEAACADAQVHTHLSHDQSTPKGADEADDVDEVDEADGADEADDVEGGKLCREESVDPQEREEQRRNVLLIPNYDEECNRNVDYYDEWELSDDGGDSGASFLSRADERNGQVKSGQVKSGHVKSGHVKSDQMKIKILDIYQGIKNFCSSFTFYFFFFIFIYAFLLSIMHIFINYFFYIYLFVFNINIYVSNIYTIIMTFVSLIAIPFSGYIVDNIGSFLSLLLCSSSFILVAISGSIYCYKFNLSISESIIPTVIISQIPTHMCVKNNENITSAFAFFELVTMIIISVNNYIFGCFLIKEEYLKGLYVLFFFVILVIILILLLILTIYLKKKRSARAYKSPRNADLVQPLL from the exons ATGCAGAACCCCACCTACTTCGAAACGAAGGAGCGAAATAGTCAGTCGATCTATCTATACAGTAACATCCTATCACTCATCTACTGCAGCTCTTTAGTGACTTACATTTTCATCCTGATATTCGACCTAGCCAAAAAGAACTACGTTGTAAATAGCTTCTACATCGTCAACTTGGTCTCtcactttattatttttctccttctaaGTGATATTCAAATGAGGAATACAGATTTGCGTGTAGTGACAAGCGGGGTGGACACAACCATGTCGAGGGTTACGATGCCCCTGGTTGAGAGGTTATCTCCTGGGAGCTACTCAGACACAGAGAGAACAACATCCCCAAATGATAtgctgcaaaaaaagagggagatcaatttttattttaagagGAACCTGCAGGATAGGTTGAGCTCGGGGGAGTTCCTCAGCGTGGGGCTGTTCCAGAGGAGCGCCGCGGAGTTCATCCTTGGCGGTGGGCTCACGGGGATCGgcgaggggggaggaagccgCGATGGGGACAACCAGGACAAAGAGAAGAGGAACAGCGACAGCGACGAGGAGCCTCCGTACACGTACGAAAGGAAGTGCCTCAAGTTCCTGTACCTGTTCATTGTCATCAGCTCCATATGCAGtggatacataaaaatataccaaAAGAGAATCATGTACTGTATCTTCTACGTCAACATAGGAGTCATCACATCGCTCCTCATCTTAATGAACAGCCTCTTTAAGCTCTTCGCCCACTCCCTCAACTACGTAGTCACAAACAACAACTCAGACATGGATGTTAGCGGTAAGAATGCTAGCGGCATGGATGCTAGCGGTATGGATGTTAGCGACACGGCTGTTAGCACCACCGATATCAACAGCACAGAAATCAGCGACTACATAATCCTATTTCTAGTCATAGATATGTTTGGCCTGTTAATGATTTtgatttttacatataaatggtTTTATCAGAAGAAGCTGTGGGTCAATCTACAcagcattttttacaactatGAATATGTCTGTTTTTATCATAAGGAGACATACTACCTTTATTCAGTCGACAAAGACATAGATAATATTTTGGTTCATATCGATATGTGCAGAGATGATAATATCAGGATAAGTTTTTCTGCGTATATGAGTTTGAataaatcaattttttatgattatttgCGTGTGAATAGATTTAGGAAGAACAAACTTCGTATTTTGGAAATTGAGGATGAAACCCTCGAGGTGAAAAGTACTTACAAGGTGATGGACCCACCGGGGGAGAGGAGCACCCCGAGCGGGGATCGCGGGGATCGCGGGGAACGCGGTGAGCGTGGAGAAGTGGGCCAGCGGGGTGAACGGGGCCAACCTGACCAACGGGGCGAAGTAATCCAACTGGGCGAGGCAGACCAACGGGGCGAAGTAAGCCAGCGGGGCACTCCATCCTTcagcaggaagaagaaccaCAGCTACACCATGAAGCCGTACAAAATCTGCATAGAGTCCCTGAGCAGCCTGGCCAATTTAGGCCCCAatgaggagggggaggaggaggaggacctACGCGAAAGCGCAATTCCCAAGAATGGGTTAGCGGCTGGTCAGTTAGAGGCTAACCAGTTTGCTGCTAACCAGTTTGCGGCTACCCAGTTTGCTGCTACCCAGTTTGCTGCTAACCAGCTGAGCAACGAGAAATCGCAGGGCCATCTAGAAATGAACGCCGCTCGTAGGGAGGTGGGAAACGTGCAAACGGAGAGGAGCGGCAAAATTCCCAGCTGCGTGAAGAAGCAGGGGAGGAGGTTGGCAAAGGGAGACTCGGTACATTTTCTGGACCAACcggagggggaagcagccTGCGCGGACGCACAAGTGCACACCCATCTATCCCATGATCAGAGTACCCCGAAAGGAGCGGACGAAGCGGACGATGTGGACGAAGTGGACGAAGCGGACGGAGCGGACGAAGCGGACGATGTGGAGGGTGGGAAACTCTGCAGGGAAGAAAGCGTGGACCCCCAAGAGAGGGAAGAACAAAGGAGGAACGTTTTATTAATCCCAAATTACGATGAAGAGTGTAACAGAAATGTAGACTACTATGACGAGTGGGAGTTGTCTGACGATGGGGGCGACTCGGGAGCTTCCTTCCTCAGTAGAGCAGATGAAAGGAACGGCCAGGTGAAAAGCGGCCAGGTGAAAAGCGGCCACGTGAAAAGCGGCCACGTGAAAAGCGACCAAatgaaaatcaaaattttggatATCTACCaagggataaaaaatttctgctcctccttcacattttattttttcttcttcatttttatctatgcttttttgttatccattatgcacatttttattaattactttttttacatttaccTGTTTGTGTTTAACATCAACATTTATGTATCCAATATATACACCATCATCATGACGTTCGTTTCGCTTATCgctattcctttttctggcTACATCGTGGACAACATAGGATCGTTTTTGTCCCTGCTGTTGTGCTCCTCGTCCTTCATCTTGGTGGCCATATCGGGGTCCATATATTGCTACAAGTTTAACCTGA GCATCAGCGAGTCGATCATCCCCACGGTTATCATTTCCCAGATCCCCACTCATATGTG CGTGaagaataatgaaaatatcacGTCagcctttgcctttttcgaGTTGGTTACGATGATAATCATAAGTGTGAACAATTACATTTTTGgttgttttttaattaaagaAG AGTACCTAAAGGGTCTGTAtgtcctgttttttttcgtcatccTGGTGATTATCCTTATCCTTTTATTAATTCTCACCATTTACCTTAAGAAGAAGCGGAGCGCACGCGCTTACAAGAGCCCACGGAACGCCGACCTTGTGCAGCCTCTCCTGTGA